The genomic region GCGACTCTAAAGATGGCGGGGGACGAATGGCGTTCAGATCGCCGGCGACCGCCTCGAAGCGGGGAGCGGCGCTGCCCCAGCTCGCGGCGAGACGCTTGCGGGCCGCTTCCAATTCTCTTTGGGCGCGCATCAGTTCAATCTGCACCGAAGCGCGGGCCGTTTTGGCCTTGGTCTCTTCGACGGGCGAGACCTTGCCGGCCTGGACCCGCGCGGACGTCATCACCAGCATCTGATTCGCCAGTTCCTGAATTTGCTGTGTCAGCGACAGACGTTGTTGCGCCGCCAGCACCTCAATGAAGGCCTGGGAGACCTGGGTTAGGACATCAATGCGCTTGGATTCGTAATCCCAATCGGCCAATTCTTTGGTCAGGGCGGCGGCCTCCGTTCGAGCCGCGCGCTTGCCGCCCAATTCGATCAACTGGCTGAGTTCCAAGGTCACCACATCGCCGTCGAAGCCTTGAATCGAGCGGTTGCCGAAGTTCGCCGCATTCGCGCCGAAAGTCGGATTCGGGAAAAAGCTCGCTTGCAAAGCGGCCGCTTCCCGTGCGCGGGTCTCCCAGGAAAAGGCGGCGAGTTCTGGGTTTTGGGTCAAGGCCAGGGCCAGCGCCTGCGGCAAAACCAAAGTTCCGGCCGGTTCGTCGGACGCGCTTGGATCGCGCTCCGCCTGATTCTGGTTTTCCAGATGGACGAGCGGCGTTTTCTGGTCTGTCGGATCGGCACCGGCTGGACCGGCTGCAATGATGATACTGAGGGCGATGCCGAACGGCAGCGCATAATTCGAGCACATGGATAGTCTCTCCGTAGCGTGGATTGGAACGAACGCCGAGCGGACAAGCAGGCGCAAACCTGCGCCATCGGCCGGCGGGTTACGGCTATGAAGAGCGGGCTAAATCAGAAGAACGGTACTGCGTAGGCTAAGCAGCCGGGAATCCGTGAAAAGAGGATCGGAAAAAAAATGTCGCTGTGGAATTACCCTGGCGTAGGGTATGAGGAAAAAAACAAGGAAAAATAGGGGCAACAGCCCAAGATCGAGCGATATTTTAGATAAAACTGATAAGGGAACATGGGCGCCATGGTCATCGCCGGCTAGGGGGATATCGGTGCAAGGCGACGTGCAGGGTGAATCGCCGTCCGTGATATAGGCGTTAGCCCCGTCCTTGTGCTGAGTAGCTTTATCCGCATTGGCGCCATGATCTTGACTGATGCGCTCTACGGCGACATGACCGTCAGCACCAAAACACAGCACAAAGGCCGACTCCTCATGACTAAGGCCGAAATGACCAAGTACCGTAAGGATTAGCACAAAAGAAAGCCAAGTTTTGGAACGTCGTAAAGTATCCATAATTAGTCATTATACCATAAAGTC from Methylosarcina fibrata AML-C10 harbors:
- a CDS encoding TolC family protein — translated: MCSNYALPFGIALSIIIAAGPAGADPTDQKTPLVHLENQNQAERDPSASDEPAGTLVLPQALALALTQNPELAAFSWETRAREAAALQASFFPNPTFGANAANFGNRSIQGFDGDVVTLELSQLIELGGKRAARTEAAALTKELADWDYESKRIDVLTQVSQAFIEVLAAQQRLSLTQQIQELANQMLVMTSARVQAGKVSPVEETKAKTARASVQIELMRAQRELEAARKRLAASWGSAAPRFEAVAGDLNAIRPPPSLESLLQRLANNPDLARWATEITQRQALITVEKSKVIPDVTATLGASKYLMPNDYALVVGFSIPLPAFNRNQGGILEAEHRLTKAEEDRRSAEVRIATALNTAYQRLNAAHAEVSALRQEVLPGAQSAYAAAREGYRLGKFGFLDVLDAQRTLFGAKTQYLQAQADYHKAVAEVERLIGGGLDDGALASLKQEASQ